The following coding sequences are from one Rutidosis leptorrhynchoides isolate AG116_Rl617_1_P2 chromosome 11, CSIRO_AGI_Rlap_v1, whole genome shotgun sequence window:
- the LOC139874930 gene encoding FHA domain-containing protein At4g14490-like produces MEELKLIIEKGPRKGETLEYTPRSVIKIGRVVRGNTIAIKEDAGISSKHICIQFDNQLMKWTVIDLDSSNGTILNDQNLKPLVPSSLNDGDCIKIGEVTSMIVKFGVQSGSQLEQNPRRQVKSGAGVGVKSDMSQLGLGFDGDLGENAVVPKRCLRPRGKKDVDVKVEVESVNCKRNLRSSKQVLKGCSVPALNEIRGNSDVEEGKGVVVNEPKKRGRPKKLPAKPLEDPGLDGEKAMDIVVPAGGRGTRSAKNNLIVENVESMDAEDDGTVGEVNEAAFDEQIIDSFDNVDGGSSVNGSLDVDKGKGVVNEVEDKQDNDAGKETLRDNCRVWVLEKMTLGDFFDYLEEQMVKEIHEESEKIIADLEEKARRVNEFRRQMKGNGKR; encoded by the coding sequence atggAGGAATTGAAGCTGATAATAGAAAAAGGACCAAGAAAAGGAGAAACCCTAGAATACACACCACGTTCCGTCATTAAAATCGGCCGTGTAGTCCGTGGCAATACAATCGCAATCAAAGAAGATGCAGGTATATCATCTAAACACATTTGCATTCAATTTGATAATCAGTTAATGAAATGGACCGTAATCGATCTCGATTCATCCAACGGTACTATTTTGAACGATCAAAACCTTAAGCCTTTAGTTCCTTCTAGTCTTAATGACGGTGATTGTATTAAAATCGGCGAGGTAACTTCAATGATTGTGAAATTTGGAGTCCAATCCGGTAGCCAATTAGAACAAAACCCTAGGCGGCAAGTGAAATCTGGAGCTGGAGTCGGTGTTAAGAGTGATATGAgtcagttagggttagggtttgatggtgaTTTGGGGGAAAATGCGGTGGTACCGAAGCGGTGTTTGCGTCCTAGAGGTAAGAAAGATGTCGACGTGAAAGTTGAGGTTGAAAGTGTGAACTGTAAGAGGAATCTTAGAAGTTCAAAGCAGGTATTGAAAGGGTGTTCTGTACCTGCGTTGAATGAGATTAGGGGAAATTCGGATGTAGAAGAAGGAAAGGGTGTTGTGGTGAATGAACCGAAAAAAAGGGGGAGGCCGAAGAAGTTGCCTGCGAAACCTCTTGAGGATCCTGGTTTAGACGGGGAAAAAGCGATGGATATTGTTGTTCCAGCGGGTGGTAGAGGGACTAGAAGCGCGAAAAATAATCTGATTGTTGAGAATGTAGAAAGTATGGATGCTGaagatgatggtactgttggtgaagTAAATGAGGCTGCTTTTGATGAACAAATTATTGATTCATTTGATAATGTGGATGGTGGAAGTTCAGTTAACGGTTCGTTAGATGTTGATAAGGGAAAAGGAGTAGTTAACGAGGTGGAAGATAAGCAAGATAACGATGCGGGGAAGGAAACTTTGCGTGATAATTGTCGGGTGTGGGTTTTAGAGAAAATGACGTTAGGAGACTTTTTTGATTACTTGGAAGAGCAAATGGTCAAAGAGATACATGAAGAGTCGGAGAAAATCATTGCAGATTTGGAAGAAAAGGCCCGGAGAGTTAATGAGTTTAGACGCCAAATGAAGGGAAATGGTAAACGCTAG